The following proteins come from a genomic window of Puntigrus tetrazona isolate hp1 chromosome 15, ASM1883169v1, whole genome shotgun sequence:
- the igflr1 gene encoding IGF-like family receptor 1 yields the protein MSYRPWHLYYKRNQPSVRLHHFEIKAVSEMTQWWFDLWTQVHNPPNYFSKQSGFRTSLTLPQCSHTKNTHTTSASMTSKKCMKGLFFNSFRYQCQTCDSKYDIKKGYEFADNCGWSDEQQQIESPYRPCRDGTFNDGSKVECQNCRFCPEPRFVASPCKSTSDTICCKQGEQYFNGSCIPEPPKTTRITTTSRAINITSVTSSSPSSGPSSEPFPSSQNPVPTLQSFGFNNSSSAGPHSYFIGIYVFCGILSTLALVCVFLLFRRNTKHFNKDLKKCCNGASHESLSKMSIARYKQSVSYSIINDGNNDNVTGSSRLAPEVQNAPLKTVLNNLDVLEELVVILDPDISGAKNTRHLAAQCSFSFAWINYAYSMKDHKSPLVAVLEGVVTKNPDWTVGHLVELLTAIGRNDAMEILAKLPAQITDQ from the exons ATGTCATATCGCCCTTGGCATCTATATTATAAGCGTAATCAGCCCTCTGTCAGATTACACCATTTTGAG ATTAAGGCTGTGTCTGAAATGACACAATGGTGGTTTGATCTATGGACACAAGTTCACAACCCACCCAACTATTTCTCAAAACAGTCTGGCTTTCGCACGTCTCTGACATTACCTCAGTGCAGCCACACCAAGAACACGCACACGACCTCAGCCTCAATGACTTCAAAAAAGTGCATGAAAGGGCTGTTCTTTAATAGTTTTCGCTACCAATGTCAGACGTGCGATTCTAAATACGACATCAAAAAAG GTTACGAATTTGCCGACAACTGCGGATGGTCCGACGAGCAACAGCAGATCGAGTCGCCTTACAGACCATGCAGAGATGGGACATTTAACGATGGATCAAAAGTCGAGTGCCAAAACTGTAGATTTTGCCCAGAGCCACGGTTTGTTGCGTCTCCGTGTAAAAGCACTTCGGATACCATCTGCTGTAAACAAGG agaGCAGTATTTTAATGGAAGTTGTATCCCCGAGCCGCCGAAGACCACAAGGATAACG ACTACAAGTAGGGCTATCAACATTACCTCAGTCACCAGCTCCAGCCCCTCTTCAGGCCCCTCTTCGGAACCCTTTCCAAGCTCGCAAAACCCTGTTCCAACACTTCAAAGCTTTGGCTTCAATAACTCTTCAAGTGCAGGGCCTCATTCATATTTCATTG GGATCTATGTGTTTTGTGGAATTTTATCAACACTCGCTCTGGTGTGTGTCTTCCTTTTGTTCAGGAGGAacactaaacattttaataaag atctaaaaaaatgctgtaatggaGCAAGTCATGAAAGCCTGTCCAAAATGAGCATTGCTAGATATAAACAGAGCGTCTCATACAGCATCATCAACGATGGCAATAATGATAATGTAACGGGATCGTCACGCTTAG CCCCTGAGGTCCAGAATGCACCTCTGAAAACGGTGCTGAACAACTTGGATGTTCTTGAGGAGCTCGTGGTGATATTAGACCCGGACATTTCTGGCGCCAAGAACACTCGGCACCTTGCTGCCCAGTGCTCTTTTTCATTTGCCTGGATAAATTATGCATATTCCATGAAGGACCACAAGAGCCCCCTTGTTGCCGTTTTGGAGGGCGTCGTCACCAAGAACCCAGACTGGACTGTCGGCCACCTCGTCGAGCTGCTAACTGCTATTGGCCGTAACGATGCAATGGAGATTTTGGCAAAGCTTCCTGCGCAAATCACAGATCAGTAA
- the zbtb32 gene encoding zinc finger and BTB domain-containing protein 16: MIRIHNPHHVPFLHQTELLRQAGTLCDTLLTVEGLSFKAHALILALASKRLKRQLTNQHGPGSGYCCVIDKVSPHTFKQILDYVYSESLEVPKDDLEELLRGAEYLEVESLVEQCQARLRDPESPTKTDTHSLQADKEHKDIQLSKTSHSSDEDHIDCSLEDERSSTKRSVHDAHKKSCSPVSPRPPVFSRETIISSGSPSPSPRLCWPPVNPSRSMVLNCREIMTLHSLRAYPYPTPMYPILHHSLQPQVTSSLMGYTGLIHPYHPLIHSPPLTQDSPFIPGLKGKNGSIGAALTESMSDDQERKPKVQEEREICCRHCGKPSLENPWRPTTGSSTSGSGEMALRCKYCGRGGRDRRSLRSLKRGVGGEKPYQCKQCTKRFSLKHQLDTHHRVHTGEKPFECRLCGQRSRDYSAMIKHLRTHGGATPYQCTLCLEFCSSLAAMQKHLKNHPTQDFPPDWSLSSTYLYNCHT, encoded by the exons ATGATCCGCATTCATAACCCTCACCACGTGCCGTTTCTACATCAGACGGAGCTTCTCCGCCAGGCCGGAACACTTTGTGACACGCTTCTCACAGTGGAGGGCCTTTCATTTAAAGCCCACGCTCTGATACTAGCGCTGGCGAGCAAGCGTCTCAAGCGTCAGCTAACGAACCAGCACGGTCCAGGTTCGGGGTACTGCTGCGTTATAGACAAAGTCTCTCCCCACACCTTTAAACAAATCCTAGACTATGTGTACAGCGAATCGCTGGAGGTGCCCAAAGATGATCTCGAGGAGCTGCTGAGGGGCGCAGAGTACCTGGAAGTGGAGTCTTTGGTAGAGCAATGTCAAGCACGACTTAGAGATCCAGAATCCCCGActaaaacagacacacattcCCTCCAAGCTGACAAAGAACACAAGGACATTCAGTTGTCTAAAACTAGCCACAGTTCGGATGAAGACCACATTGATTGCTCTTTAGAAGACGAACGTTCTTCCACCAAGAGGTCAGTCCACGATGCACATAAGAAGAGCTGTTCTCCCGTGTCTCCCCGCCCTCCCGTGTTCTCCAGAGAGACCATCATCTCCTCCGGCTCTCCGTCTCCGAGCCCTCGCCTCTGCTGGCCGCCGGTCAACCCGTCTAGGAGCATGGTGTTAAACTGTAGAGAAATTATGACCTTACACTCCCTTCGAGCGTATCCCTACCCCACGCCCATGTACCCCATCCTCCACCACTCGCTCCAGCCACAGGTCACCTCCTCCCTTATGGGTTACACAGGGTTGATTCACCCTTATCACCCTCTCATACACTCTCCTCCGCTGACCCAAGACAGTCCCTTCATTCCTGGTCTGAAGGGAAAGAACGGCTCTATCGGTGCAGCTTTAACGGAGTCCATGTCAGATGATCAAGAGAG GAAGCCAAAGGTTCAAGAGGAGAGGGAGATATGCTGCAGACACTGTGGTAAACCGTCCCTGGAAAACCCCTGGAGGCCAACGACTGGGTCATCAACCTCAG GTTCTGGGGAAATGGCGCTGAGGTGCAAGTACTGTGGCCGAGGCGGACGGGACAGGCGATCTCTGCGCTCGCTCAAGAGGGGAGTCGGAGGAGAGAAGCCCTACCAGTGCAAGCAGTGTACAAAAAGGTTCAGCCTTAAACACCAGCTGGACACACACCACCGGGTCCACACAG gtgaaAAACCGTTCGAGTGTCGGCTGTGCGGTCAGCGTTCACGTGACTATTCGGCTATGATCAAACATCTGCGTACTCACGGCGGAGCCACTCCTTACCAGTGCACCCTGTGTCTGGAGTTCTGTAGCAGCCTGGCAGCCATGCAGAAACACCTGAAGAATCACCCCACGCAGGACTTCCCTCCAGACTGGAGCCTGAGCAGCACGTACCTGTACAACTGCCACACCTGA
- the LOC122358940 gene encoding G protein-activated inward rectifier potassium channel 2-like, producing MLSGVKSAPVEEGRGISGPKQDDARTRPATNNNLKPKSSCVVLCKPGDVVHHQMCIPTIFPQSDSQLDSTCRNSLPLPDLMPNQTSKPSVSIRRHKSTTDLPYSPQRGYVHGQRPSICAPTEAELALMRRCSLREPNVRPCCRHALSVPNMTSPCTSPLGSTTSRSALCTPVRDAECNVKALNKLIESENAQTPTFPPELREQYRYVSKDGKCRVDLAHMAERERFLADIFTSFVDLQYRWFLFVFMMCYSVTWFIFAGLYTLNAFLRGDLEVPGDADACYPNIDGFVSALLFSVETQRTIGYGARTVSSRCYEGVFLVMAQCIVGSMIDALMVGCMFVKISRPKKRAETLLFSRTCVVANRDDRLCIMFRLGDLRESHMVDAKVRAKLIKSRQTSEGEFLPLEQSEIDLGYESGSDRLFLVEPQVIQHTIDSSSPFWELGPEQLRKHQFEIIVILEGIVEATGMMCQAKTSYIETEIEWGARFEPCMTLEKGAFRVDLRRFHSTYRVPLPPFSAQEQHHLQTQARLELQETVKDRVTWKLGGDDQEDDKAKPPGARTFTIHNIQEERVSEVNESEYL from the exons ATGCTGAGTGGAGTTAAAAGTGCACCTGTTGAAGAAGGCAGAGGCATCTCAGGGCCAAAACAAGATGATGCCAGGACCAGACCAGCCACAAACAACAATCTAAAGCCCAAATCAagctgtgttgtgttgtgtaaGCCTGGTGATGTAGTGCACCATCAGATGTGTATTCCCACG ATTTTTCCTCAAAGCGACAGTCAACTTGATTCAACATGCAGAAACTCCCTTCCTTTGCCAGACCTCATGCCGAACCAGACCTCTAAACCAAGTGTGTCCATTCGGCGGCACAAGAGCACCACAGATTTGCCCTACAGCCCTCAGCGTGGTTATGTGCACGGCCAGAGACCCAGTATCTGTGCCCCCACCGAAGCCGAGCTGGCGTTGATGAGGCGTTGTTCTTTACGTGAGCCGAACGTTCGTCCCTGTTGCCGCCATGCTCTTAGCGTTCCCAACATGACAAGCCCATGCACAAGTCCTCTGGGCAGCACCACATCCCGAAGCGCTCTCTGCACACCCGTACGGGACGCTGAATGTAACGTTAAAGCCCTCAACAAGCTAATAGAGAGCGAGAACGCGCAGACCCCTACTTTCCCTCCAGAGCTTCGCGAACAATACCGTTACGTCTCCAAAGATGGAAAGTGTAGGGTAGACTTGGCACATATGGCTGAGAGGGAGCGGTTCCTGGCCGATATCTTCACTTCTTTTGTGGACCTTCAGTACAGATGGTTTCTTTTCGTGTTTATGATGTGCTACTCTGTCACCTGGTTTATATTCGCAGGGCTTTATACGCTAAACGCGTTCTTGCGTGGAGATCTTGAAGTTCCCGGCGACGCTGATGCGTGCTACCCCAATATAGATGGATTTGTGTCGGCGTTGCTCTTCTCCGTTGAAACTCAGAGGACTATTGGTTATGGTGCTCGCACAGTGTCGTCACGATGCTACGAAGGTGTTTTTTTGGTCATGgcgcagtgcattgtgggatccATGATCGACGCCCTTATGGTGGGCTGCATGTTCGTGAAAATTTCACGCCCCAAGAAGCGTGCAGAGACGCTTCTTTTCAGCCGGACTTGTGTTGTGGCCAACCGCGATGACCGACTTTGCATTATGTTCCGTCTCGGCGACCTGCGAGAGAGCCACATGGTGGACGCCAAAGTGCGTGCTAAACTCATCAAGTCTCGGCAGACGTCCGAGGGGGAATTTCTCCCGCTGGAGCAGTCTGAGATCGACTTAGGTTATGAGAGCGGCTCTGACCGTCTCTTCCTGGTGGAGCCGCAGGTCATTCAACATACTATCGATTCCAGCAGTCCTTTCTGGGAGCTTGGGCCAGAGCAGCTACGGAAACATCAGTTTGAGATTATTGTCATCTTGGAGGGAATTGTTGAAGCAACAG GAATGATGTGCCAAGCAAAGACCTCGTACATCGAGACGGAGATCGAATGGGGAGCCCGTTTCGAGCCGTGCATGACACTGGAGAAAGGGGCGTTTCGAGTCGACCTGAGACGTTTCCACAGCACGTACCGGGTGCCTCTTCCGCCCTTCAGCGCCCAAGAGCAGCATCACCTACAGACCCAAGCGAGACTGGAACTCCAGGAAACCGTGAAAGACCGTGTTACCTGGAAACTGGGTGGGGACGACCAAGAAGACGACAAGGCGAAGCCACCAGGAGCACGTACATTCACTATTCACAATATCCAGGAGGAGCGAGTGTCAGAAGTCAACGAATCCGAATATCTTTAA